The genomic interval CTTATAATATCCTGACACATATCACAAATTGAATAATAACCATCAGGATTTAGTGTTATATTCTCTTTACTTGCATATTCCATTAAACCATCCATACCCTTTTCTAAAATGCATCTCATTTCCTCAACTTCATAGGGATTATAATTCTTTAATACATCCAAAATATTAGCTTCAAAAACATTTCCAATCTTAAGATTTGAACAAATTGCAATATCTCCATTTGGATCAATACAAATGCTTTCTATATTATCCAAATTAGAAGTATAGGGTTGATCTCCACATTTCCCTTTAGGATATTTAATTTTTGCTGGCATATACTCTAATAGATTTTTAAGAGCCAAGCCATTTGGAGAAACAATATTGCCACTGGAAACTTTAGCACCTAAATAATTAAGTTCTTTTAAAATTTCCTTTGTTTTTTGATTATACTTATTATCTTCATCTTTTGAAACAAGCCAGCAGGGATTCCACTTGATCATTTCAACACCATTATTTATCAATGATTCTGCCGTTTTTTTGATAATACTTAAAGGAATATGTTTTTGATGAAATACGTCTACAGATATGAAAACATTATTAACACCGGAATTAAGCAAGTCTTTAGCTATTGCGTTAATTTTCTCCTCATTTTTGCTCCAATAAGCATTTGTTATAATTTGTCTGCTTTTAATTCCTAGTTCTCTGGCTGTTTTATGAATTTGATAAATTAGCTCGGGATAAAGTAATGGCTCACCCCCAAAGGTCATGATAGATTCTATATCATAATTTGATGCTAACTTTCTAACAATTGATTCAGCTATATCTGGCTTTATGGTTCCAGGATATTTTTTCTTTCTATTTTCATCAATAAAACAATGCTCACATTTTGAACTACAGTTATAAGTAATTGCAAACTCTAATCTCTTAAGCTTAATATATTCCATATTCATTCTCCTTTATTATGAGCTTTTTTCTTACCGTTTTTTCCCAACCAACAGATATGATAAAGGTATTCCTATATTATTTAACTCTGAAAACATTCCTGATATATCATAATCAAATTCTTTTATTTTGCTTAATTTCATACCATTCTGACAAATTGAATTTAATATATCAGCAAAAGTATGTGAGTAACTTTGAAATGTTTTTGATTTATATGCTCCAGTATCCATATATCCCATACCATCATTTTCTATCCATGGTTCCTTCCTGAAATATGAATATACAAGTTTATTTGGAGAATTTTTATCATAGTTATCCTCTCCAGGTGCTCCAAGCATATTTGCTGTTGGATGCATTTCATTAATTATTAATTGTCCTTCTTTTTTCAAGCATTGTGATACCTTATCAAAAAACAGATTCAAATCTTCAAACCAGGTTAATGCCCCTATTGTTACAAATATATAGTCAAAACTATTATAATACTCTCTATCTATTTCTAAAATATTAGTAGCTACAAACGTACAATTAACTCCTAGCTTTTCAGCAGTTTGATTAGCAAAAGATATCATATTTTCTGCAATATCAAAGCCCACTCCTTTTTCACCACCAAATTTCATTATGGACATCAATTCTCTACCATTATTACAGCAAAATTGAGCAATTGTTTTCTTGCTAAAATCATAATTAATTATTTCATCCACCAAAACTTTTTCAATAAAAGGATACTCTTCTGTTTCTAGTTGATTTATTATATCATTCCCACACCATTCATCAGAGCTTTTATCAAAGGCTTCTTCCCAGGCTTCTTTGTTATTATTCATATATTCCATAATTTATCTCCTATCTTTTTTCTATTATATAGCTAAATCTGCACCAAACAATAAATCCTTATTTGTTTCTTTTTTTAATTTCTCTTCGACGCAAAGCAATAGCCATCTCTCGGGCATTTTTATCACGTATATATCCCGTCCTGTCATTTACAAACTCAGCTTCTCGCTTAATTTCCATATAACTATTCCAACGATCTTCTGATAGTTCTCCATTCTCAATAGCTTTTTTAATTGCACAGTTCGGTTCACTTTCATGCTTACAATCAGAAAACTTGCATTTTCCAAAATAGCTTTCCGCATCATTAAATGCTTCAGATAGACCCTCATCTACATCCCACATACCAAGTTCACGCATACCCGGGGTGTCAATAATCATTACTCCACTTGAAAGCATCATAAGTTGTCGGTGTGTTGTTGTATGGCGACCACGACTATCATCTTCACGAATATCATTGACAGCCATTATCTCTTCTTCTGCAAGTGCATTTGCAAAACTTGACTTTCCAACACCGCTGGAGCCCAACAAAACAATGGTTTTGCCTGGTCTTAGAT from Halanaerobiaceae bacterium ANBcell28 carries:
- the rsgA gene encoding ribosome small subunit-dependent GTPase A; the encoded protein is MTLTLGWQSGAIPVVVLNKADLVDNYEEQMKTVEEIASGVDIFAVSAKTAYGIDLLNEYLRPGKTIVLLGSSGVGKSSFANALAEEEIMAVNDIREDDSRGRHTTTHRQLMMLSSGVMIIDTPGMRELGMWDVDEGLSEAFNDAESYFGKCKFSDCKHESEPNCAIKKAIENGELSEDRWNSYMEIKREAEFVNDRTGYIRDKNAREMAIALRRREIKKRNK
- a CDS encoding radical SAM protein, whose product is MEYIKLKRLEFAITYNCSSKCEHCFIDENRKKKYPGTIKPDIAESIVRKLASNYDIESIMTFGGEPLLYPELIYQIHKTARELGIKSRQIITNAYWSKNEEKINAIAKDLLNSGVNNVFISVDVFHQKHIPLSIIKKTAESLINNGVEMIKWNPCWLVSKDEDNKYNQKTKEILKELNYLGAKVSSGNIVSPNGLALKNLLEYMPAKIKYPKGKCGDQPYTSNLDNIESICIDPNGDIAICSNLKIGNVFEANILDVLKNYNPYEVEEMRCILEKGMDGLMEYASKENITLNPDGYYSICDMCQDIISASDYCK
- a CDS encoding class I SAM-dependent methyltransferase, producing the protein MEYMNNNKEAWEEAFDKSSDEWCGNDIINQLETEEYPFIEKVLVDEIINYDFSKKTIAQFCCNNGRELMSIMKFGGEKGVGFDIAENMISFANQTAEKLGVNCTFVATNILEIDREYYNSFDYIFVTIGALTWFEDLNLFFDKVSQCLKKEGQLIINEMHPTANMLGAPGEDNYDKNSPNKLVYSYFRKEPWIENDGMGYMDTGAYKSKTFQSYSHTFADILNSICQNGMKLSKIKEFDYDISGMFSELNNIGIPLSYLLVGKKR